In Halorussus limi, a genomic segment contains:
- a CDS encoding NAD(P)-dependent alcohol dehydrogenase translates to MRTAVLNEPGELAVEERPRPDPAPDEVLVAVGEVGICGSDLHYYEHGRIGDYVVESPLILGHESAGEVVEVGERVTDLEVGDRVALEPGVPCRRCAHCKRGEYNLCPDVTFMATPPDDGAFAEYVAWPADFAYRLPDEVSVREGALCEPLSVGVHVARRGDIGVGDSVLVTGAGPIGLLTMEAARAAGATEIVVSDVVEGKLRRAEERGADATVDPREEDLGDAVARHTGGEGADVVVEASGAESAIAGSLDAVRRGGTVVFVGLADEAEVPLDVLDIVDNELDVRGSFRYRNTYPAAIELLADGAVDAAGLVDFEADLSDVDDAFRRAMDPDTVKGMVTVGR, encoded by the coding sequence ATGCGCACGGCAGTCCTGAACGAACCGGGAGAACTCGCGGTCGAGGAGCGCCCGCGGCCCGACCCCGCGCCGGACGAGGTATTGGTCGCGGTCGGCGAGGTCGGCATCTGCGGGTCGGACCTCCACTACTACGAACACGGTCGAATCGGCGACTACGTGGTCGAAAGCCCGCTGATTCTGGGCCACGAGAGCGCGGGCGAGGTGGTCGAAGTCGGCGAGCGCGTGACCGACCTCGAAGTCGGCGACCGAGTGGCGCTCGAACCCGGCGTCCCCTGCCGCCGGTGCGCCCACTGCAAGCGCGGCGAGTACAACCTCTGTCCGGACGTGACCTTCATGGCGACGCCGCCGGACGACGGCGCGTTCGCCGAGTACGTCGCGTGGCCCGCCGACTTCGCCTACCGACTCCCCGACGAGGTGTCGGTCCGCGAGGGCGCGCTCTGCGAACCCCTCAGCGTCGGCGTCCACGTGGCGCGCCGGGGGGACATCGGCGTCGGTGACTCGGTCCTCGTCACCGGCGCGGGCCCCATCGGACTCCTGACGATGGAGGCCGCCCGCGCCGCGGGAGCCACCGAAATCGTCGTCTCCGACGTGGTCGAGGGGAAACTCCGACGGGCCGAGGAGCGCGGCGCGGACGCGACCGTGGACCCCCGCGAGGAGGACCTCGGCGATGCGGTCGCCCGCCACACCGGCGGCGAGGGCGCGGACGTGGTCGTTGAGGCGTCGGGCGCGGAGTCGGCCATCGCGGGGTCGCTCGACGCCGTGCGGCGCGGCGGCACCGTGGTCTTCGTCGGACTCGCCGACGAGGCGGAGGTCCCGCTGGACGTGCTCGACATCGTGGACAACGAGTTAGACGTTCGCGGGTCGTTCCGCTACCGGAACACGTACCCGGCGGCGATAGAACTGCTCGCGGACGGCGCGGTGGACGCGGCCGGACTCGTGGACTTCGAGGCCGACCTCAGTGACGTGGACGACGCCTTCCGGCGCGCGATGGACCCCGACACCGTGAAGGGGATGGTGACGGTCGGAAGGTAG
- a CDS encoding phosphotransacetylase family protein, with translation MKTILVTATEESTGKTAVALALAELAAERGLSVGYMKPKGTRLQSNVGKTLDEDPMLARELLDLDAEMHDLEPVVYSPTFVEQAIRGREDPEELREQVRESFERLAEGKDLMVIEGGGELTTGGIVDLTDADVADLLDAEVLLLSRYSQAGDVDDVLAAADDLGDRLLGVLFNAVQEGNFDGLDTEVVPFLEGRGVPVLGVVPREQSLAGVTVEELAAELSAEQLNDAPGDAFVERFLVGAMSGDSALRHLRRTKDAALVTGGDRPDLQRVALEAPGVKCLILTGGFRPPGAIIGKAEEKGVPVMLVQSDTLTTVERAEDVIRSGRTRDAETVETMRDLLHDHADVEAMVGDAEPTSDESESEQTEE, from the coding sequence ATGAAAACGATACTCGTTACCGCGACCGAAGAGAGCACAGGCAAGACCGCGGTCGCGCTCGCGCTGGCCGAACTGGCCGCCGAGCGCGGTCTCTCGGTCGGCTACATGAAGCCCAAGGGAACCCGACTCCAGAGCAACGTCGGTAAGACGCTCGACGAGGACCCGATGCTCGCCCGCGAACTGCTCGACTTGGACGCCGAGATGCACGACCTCGAACCCGTGGTCTACTCGCCGACGTTCGTCGAGCAGGCGATTCGGGGGCGGGAAGACCCGGAAGAACTCCGCGAACAGGTCCGCGAGAGCTTCGAGCGTCTCGCGGAGGGCAAGGACCTGATGGTGATCGAGGGCGGCGGCGAACTCACCACGGGCGGCATCGTGGACCTGACCGACGCCGACGTGGCCGACCTGCTCGACGCCGAGGTCCTGCTCCTCTCGAGGTACTCGCAGGCCGGCGACGTGGACGACGTGCTGGCGGCCGCCGACGACCTGGGCGACCGACTGCTCGGCGTGCTGTTCAACGCCGTGCAAGAGGGCAACTTCGACGGTCTCGACACCGAAGTCGTCCCCTTCCTCGAAGGCCGGGGCGTGCCGGTCCTCGGCGTGGTCCCGCGCGAGCAGTCGCTCGCGGGCGTGACCGTCGAGGAACTCGCCGCGGAACTGTCGGCCGAGCAGTTGAACGACGCGCCCGGCGACGCCTTCGTCGAGCGGTTCCTCGTCGGCGCGATGTCGGGCGACTCGGCGCTCCGCCACCTCCGCCGGACGAAGGACGCCGCGCTGGTCACCGGCGGCGACCGGCCGGACCTCCAGCGAGTCGCGCTGGAAGCGCCGGGCGTGAAGTGCCTGATTCTGACCGGCGGATTCCGGCCGCCGGGGGCCATCATCGGAAAGGCCGAGGAGAAGGGCGTGCCGGTCATGCTGGTCCAGTCGGACACGCTGACGACGGTCGAACGCGCCGAGGACGTGATTCGGAGCGGTCGCACCCGCGACGCCGAGACGGTCGAGACGATGCGAGACCTGCTCCACGACCACGCCGACGTGGAGGCCATGGTGGGCGACGCGGAACCGACCTCGGACGAGTCCGAGTCGGAGCAGACCGAGGAGTAG